One genomic region from Shewanella aestuarii encodes:
- a CDS encoding S46 family peptidase codes for MRMTLIAALMLSSGLAYADEGQWQPYQMPSIADKLTERGIQIPAKQLADLSQYPMNAVVSLGYCTASFVSPQGLVVTNHHCAYRGIQYNSKKEHNYLADGFLASNMADEPSAGPNERLYITEKVTDVTAAITANLSEDPLERYEQIQTNKKAQIKDCEVDDNYRCSVTSYHHGLEYYLIKQLIIRDVRLVYAPPESVGGYGGDIDNYEYPRHSGDFTFLRAYVGKDGKPATYSPDNVPFKPKSYLKVNADGVKAGDGVFVAGYPGSTSRYNLTSELKFASDWLYPTYAKRYQLQIDTINQMGDADKEVAIKYAGTLASMANRMKKLNGLLDGFKATDIIGIKQTRENNFLAWLKKDKQANANLIKNLEAILADEHTQVQTNYFFENAQSSTLLSAAKNLYRLAKEKQKPDAERESGYQERDLKMFKANLKRIDSSFTVEVDKTLWLQDLDAYIAQPLKVETFDNALKNATDHDDLIAKIDGFYALTELTDQAKRLAWMDKSVADFESSSDPFIRLAVDLFETNLKLEKATKTLDGKLTQARPEYMKAIIAYYQANNWPVYPDANRTLRITYGMVDGYQSKDALYKQPFTRLEGIAAKHTGVEPFNAPEKLLKAIATKDYGKHTIASVYNDPQSWLCKLVSCVEPKNDFNSVPVNFLSSVDTTGGNSGSPVFNGKGELVGLNFDSTYEAITKDWFFNPTITRAVHVDIRYILWMMDQVDHADNLIKELNLVRNDD; via the coding sequence ATGCGTATGACACTGATTGCAGCTCTGATGCTGTCATCTGGATTAGCCTATGCCGATGAAGGCCAATGGCAACCCTATCAAATGCCATCAATCGCTGACAAATTAACTGAGCGCGGTATACAAATTCCTGCAAAACAACTTGCGGATTTAAGCCAATATCCCATGAATGCTGTTGTTAGCTTGGGCTATTGTACCGCCAGTTTTGTCTCTCCCCAAGGGTTAGTTGTCACAAACCATCACTGTGCCTACCGTGGCATTCAATATAACAGCAAAAAAGAACATAATTATTTAGCCGACGGTTTTTTAGCATCCAATATGGCGGATGAGCCATCTGCGGGACCAAATGAGCGTTTATACATCACTGAAAAAGTCACCGATGTCACCGCAGCAATTACCGCCAATTTAAGTGAAGATCCACTTGAGCGATATGAGCAGATCCAAACCAACAAAAAAGCTCAAATTAAAGACTGCGAAGTGGATGACAACTATCGCTGCTCAGTCACCAGTTATCATCATGGTTTAGAATATTATCTGATTAAACAGCTTATCATTCGAGATGTTCGCTTAGTTTATGCGCCACCAGAGAGTGTTGGCGGCTATGGTGGTGACATTGATAACTATGAATACCCACGTCATTCTGGTGACTTTACCTTCTTGCGCGCCTATGTAGGGAAAGACGGAAAACCGGCAACCTATTCACCTGATAACGTTCCCTTTAAGCCAAAAAGCTATTTAAAAGTGAATGCTGATGGCGTTAAAGCCGGTGATGGTGTGTTTGTTGCGGGTTACCCCGGTTCAACAAGCCGTTACAACTTAACCAGTGAGCTTAAGTTTGCCAGTGATTGGCTCTATCCAACCTATGCTAAGCGTTATCAATTACAAATCGACACCATTAACCAAATGGGCGATGCAGATAAAGAAGTCGCCATAAAATATGCCGGTACACTTGCCTCAATGGCAAACCGGATGAAAAAGCTGAATGGCTTGTTAGATGGTTTTAAAGCGACTGACATTATTGGTATTAAACAAACCCGCGAAAACAATTTTTTAGCTTGGTTAAAAAAAGATAAGCAAGCTAACGCAAACTTGATTAAAAATTTAGAAGCAATATTGGCCGACGAACACACTCAAGTTCAAACCAATTACTTTTTTGAAAATGCTCAATCTAGCACCTTGTTATCTGCCGCTAAAAATCTATATCGTTTAGCAAAAGAAAAACAAAAACCAGATGCTGAACGAGAATCAGGCTACCAAGAACGTGACCTAAAAATGTTCAAGGCTAACCTAAAACGTATAGACAGCAGTTTCACTGTTGAAGTCGATAAAACCTTATGGCTACAAGATTTAGATGCTTATATTGCACAACCTTTAAAAGTTGAAACCTTCGACAACGCATTGAAAAATGCAACCGATCATGATGACTTAATTGCCAAAATTGATGGTTTTTATGCGTTAACTGAACTTACAGATCAAGCCAAACGTTTGGCATGGATGGACAAAAGCGTGGCTGATTTTGAAAGCAGCAGCGATCCCTTCATTCGCTTAGCAGTTGATCTTTTTGAAACCAATCTAAAGCTTGAAAAAGCCACTAAAACCTTAGACGGCAAATTAACCCAAGCTCGTCCTGAATATATGAAAGCCATTATTGCTTATTACCAAGCGAACAATTGGCCGGTATATCCAGACGCCAACCGCACGCTGCGGATCACCTATGGTATGGTTGATGGTTATCAATCAAAAGATGCGTTATATAAGCAACCTTTTACCCGTTTAGAAGGCATTGCAGCTAAACATACCGGTGTAGAACCTTTTAATGCACCTGAAAAACTGCTCAAAGCCATTGCCACCAAAGACTACGGCAAACATACCATAGCGTCTGTTTATAACGATCCGCAATCATGGTTATGTAAGTTAGTCTCTTGTGTTGAGCCTAAGAATGACTTCAATTCAGTGCCGGTTAACTTCTTATCCAGTGTTGATACCACGGGCGGTAATTCTGGGTCACCAGTATTTAACGGCAAAGGCGAATTGGTAGGCTTAAACTTTGATTCAACCTACGAAGCCATTACCAAAGATTGGTTTTTTAACCCCACTATCACCCGTGCTGTGCATGTGGATATTCGCTATATCCTGTGGATGATGGACCAAGTTGATCACGCAGATAATTTAATTAAAGAGCTAAATTTAGTGCGTAATGATGATTAA
- the ahpF gene encoding alkyl hydroperoxide reductase subunit F has protein sequence MLDANVKNQLKTYLQNLKHPVELVVSADDSKKSNEIKSLTQDIVDCSSLVTSSEKQDKRTPSLRVINPQLGTNITFAGLPMGHEFTSLVLALLHSGGHPIKLADDVIEQIRDLPGEYHFETYVSLSCQTCPEVIQALNMMAAINPNITNVMIDGALFQQEVESRNIMSVPSVYLNGEPFSVGAISVAEILNKLDKNSASRKAEQLNAKSVFDVLVVGGGPAGASAAIYAARKGLNTGIVADKFGGQVAETVGIENFISVSKTEGPKLVANLENHVHDYDVDVMDNQRAVKLTANRLFDLELENGAKLQGKTVLLATGARWREMNVPGEKEYRGKGVAYCPHCDGPLFKGKRVAVIGGGNSGIEAAIDLAGIVEHVTVLEFDSKLRADEVLQRKAKSMGNITIITQAQTTQVTGDGQRVTGLTYTNRQTGDSHQVELAGIFVQIGLVPNTEWLKGVVELTPRGEIIVDERGQTSIPGVFAAGDVTNTPYKQIIIAMGSGATASLGAFDYLIRHSDEQGEQAA, from the coding sequence AAAAGTTTAACCCAAGATATTGTTGACTGTTCATCCTTAGTAACCAGCAGTGAAAAGCAAGATAAACGCACGCCGAGTTTACGGGTTATCAACCCACAATTAGGCACTAACATTACCTTTGCTGGTTTGCCAATGGGGCATGAATTTACTTCTTTAGTATTGGCGCTGTTACACAGTGGTGGCCACCCAATTAAGTTAGCGGATGATGTGATTGAGCAAATTCGCGATTTACCCGGTGAATATCATTTTGAGACCTATGTATCGCTGAGCTGCCAAACCTGTCCTGAAGTTATTCAAGCTTTAAACATGATGGCGGCAATTAATCCAAATATTACCAATGTCATGATTGATGGTGCGTTATTTCAACAAGAAGTTGAAAGTCGCAATATTATGTCGGTGCCATCTGTCTATTTGAACGGTGAGCCATTCTCAGTGGGTGCTATTAGCGTTGCTGAAATTTTAAATAAATTAGATAAAAACTCGGCTAGTCGAAAAGCTGAGCAATTAAACGCGAAATCAGTATTTGATGTGCTAGTTGTAGGTGGCGGTCCAGCCGGAGCTTCAGCAGCGATTTACGCCGCTCGGAAAGGATTAAACACGGGCATTGTTGCTGATAAATTTGGTGGCCAAGTTGCAGAAACCGTTGGCATTGAAAACTTTATTTCTGTGTCAAAAACAGAAGGCCCTAAGTTAGTTGCTAACCTAGAAAACCATGTCCATGATTATGATGTTGATGTGATGGATAACCAGCGTGCAGTAAAGCTTACGGCCAATAGATTGTTTGATTTAGAGCTTGAGAATGGTGCCAAATTACAAGGCAAAACTGTACTGTTAGCAACAGGTGCTCGCTGGCGTGAAATGAACGTGCCGGGTGAAAAAGAATACCGTGGAAAAGGTGTGGCATATTGTCCGCATTGTGACGGTCCATTATTTAAAGGTAAACGCGTTGCCGTTATTGGTGGGGGGAACTCAGGCATTGAGGCAGCTATTGATTTAGCGGGTATTGTTGAACATGTCACCGTACTTGAATTTGATAGTAAATTGCGTGCCGATGAGGTGTTACAGCGCAAAGCCAAATCAATGGGTAACATCACGATTATTACCCAAGCTCAAACCACTCAGGTTACTGGTGATGGTCAACGAGTTACCGGTTTAACTTACACCAATCGTCAGACAGGTGACAGTCATCAAGTTGAATTAGCGGGTATTTTCGTACAAATTGGTTTAGTGCCTAATACCGAGTGGCTAAAAGGTGTGGTTGAGTTAACCCCACGGGGTGAAATTATTGTCGATGAGCGTGGGCAAACTTCAATCCCAGGTGTTTTCGCCGCAGGTGACGTGACAAATACGCCTTATAAGCAGATTATTATCGCAATGGGCAGTGGTGCAACCGCATCACTTGGCGCTTTTGATTACTTAATTCGTCATTCTGATGAGCAAGGCGAACAGGCAGCCTAA
- a CDS encoding methyl-accepting chemotaxis protein: MNWFNNMPIFKKVGLIFVLSVVIFAVNLAISIVAMNKNRDTLDFMQHKVTERVELANQNVIFIQRLDELYTQAVSFADEDLLENASKVYQSLDNNLAKLISIDANQSQSLSELSRGLKEYNSMTSDLASSMLDGSIDMSQVGQISQKKSQVFERLTAGISQYKADKVDEFSSTVAEASDRSEQSLYLSVGIGIALLLLMIVATIAIARSISSSAGDVANSLGELADGKGDLRHQLKVAGTDELGQVSSNFNRFLHLLAESIQGVVNVTNPLLSSAKSLKEKMSLATQATQQQSQDARIVQVSMEEMRHSVNDISLSAQQAAQAAQEAEREATEGLAVVQRTIDISQDLNRGIELASKSINELARDTESVGSILNVITSIAEQTNLLALNAAIEAARAGEQGRGFAVVADEVRALASKTADATKEIRGVLERLKSAAVSSVTTMDSAITKSSDNERYAKDTGDVLKSIQTKIVSINSMNTHIASATDQQSVVAEQVGGNVIEMNESFESSLNILADVHNISQGLDDFAVQLKNATSQFKL, encoded by the coding sequence ATGAATTGGTTTAATAACATGCCGATTTTTAAAAAAGTTGGCTTAATCTTTGTGTTATCCGTAGTGATTTTTGCAGTGAACTTAGCCATTAGCATTGTTGCGATGAACAAGAATCGTGACACCTTGGATTTTATGCAACATAAAGTCACTGAACGTGTTGAGCTTGCTAATCAAAATGTGATTTTTATTCAACGTCTTGATGAGTTATATACTCAGGCGGTATCTTTTGCTGATGAAGATTTATTAGAAAATGCGTCTAAGGTGTATCAATCACTTGATAATAACCTCGCAAAACTAATCAGTATTGATGCAAACCAATCTCAGTCCTTATCTGAGCTGTCTCGTGGCTTGAAAGAATACAACTCGATGACCTCTGATCTTGCTTCAAGCATGCTTGATGGCAGCATTGATATGAGTCAGGTTGGCCAAATTAGCCAGAAAAAATCGCAAGTTTTTGAGCGCCTAACAGCCGGTATTTCTCAATATAAAGCCGATAAGGTTGATGAGTTTTCTTCAACCGTTGCAGAAGCGAGCGATCGCTCAGAACAAAGCCTTTATCTTTCTGTTGGGATAGGTATCGCGTTATTACTACTTATGATTGTTGCCACAATTGCGATTGCGCGTTCAATTAGTAGCTCAGCAGGTGATGTCGCTAATTCCTTAGGTGAACTTGCTGACGGTAAAGGGGATTTACGTCATCAGCTTAAGGTGGCAGGAACCGATGAATTAGGCCAGGTTTCAAGTAACTTCAACCGTTTTTTACACTTACTTGCCGAATCAATTCAGGGGGTTGTTAATGTCACTAATCCCTTATTATCGAGTGCTAAATCTTTAAAAGAAAAGATGTCTTTGGCTACTCAAGCTACTCAACAGCAAAGCCAAGATGCGCGAATTGTACAAGTTTCAATGGAAGAAATGCGTCACTCTGTGAACGATATTTCACTTAGTGCACAGCAAGCCGCTCAAGCTGCACAAGAGGCTGAGCGAGAAGCCACTGAGGGCTTAGCGGTAGTGCAACGCACTATTGATATTTCACAAGATTTAAATAGGGGCATTGAACTGGCTTCTAAATCAATTAATGAGCTAGCCCGAGATACTGAAAGTGTAGGCTCTATTCTTAACGTGATTACTTCTATTGCCGAACAAACAAATTTATTAGCTTTAAATGCGGCAATTGAAGCCGCTCGAGCAGGTGAGCAAGGACGTGGTTTTGCGGTGGTTGCTGATGAAGTCAGAGCATTGGCGTCGAAAACTGCCGATGCAACCAAAGAAATTCGAGGCGTATTAGAACGCCTTAAAAGTGCGGCTGTGTCTTCTGTAACAACTATGGACTCGGCCATTACTAAGTCATCAGATAATGAGCGCTATGCTAAAGATACTGGCGATGTGTTGAAATCAATTCAAACAAAAATTGTCAGTATTAACAGTATGAACACTCATATAGCATCAGCAACGGATCAGCAATCTGTGGTGGCTGAGCAGGTGGGTGGCAATGTGATTGAAATGAACGAGTCGTTTGAAAGCTCGTTAAATATTTTGGCCGATGTGCATAATATTTCGCAAGGTTTAGATGATTTTGCGGTGCAGCTAAAAAATGCCACTTCACAGTTTAAACTATAG